GTATCGGCGGCGTCCTGGAACCCCTGCAGGCGGCACCCACCATCATCGAGGACAACTGCTTCATCGGCGCCCGCTCCGAAGTTGTGGAAGGCGTGATCGTGGAAAAAGGCTCGGTGATCTCCATGGGAGTGTACATTGGCCAGTCCACCCGCATCTATGACCGTGAAAATGATGAAATCCTCTATGGCCGGGTACCCGCCGGCTCCGTGGTAGTCTCCGGCAACCTTCCCTCCAAGGATGGCAAGTACAGCCTGTATTGCGCCGTTATCGTCAAGCGCGTGGACGAAAAGACCCTGGGAAAGGTCGGTATCAACGAGTTGTTGCGGGATATCTGATGATCCAGCTGTACGGCATTCCCAACTGCGATACCATGCGAAAAGCCCGCAAGTGGTTGCAGGATCACGGCATCGAGTACCAGTTTCACGACTACAAGAAACTGGGTATCGATGAACCCCGCCTGCGGGAATGGATGGCAAAGGTGGGTTGGGAAACCCTGCTCAACCGGCGCGGCATGATGTGGCGCAAGCTCTCCCAGGAGCAACGCGACACCATCGACGAAGCCAGCGCCCTGCAACTGATGACCGGGATCCCTTCCATCATCAAGCGACCGGTGCTGGTGACGGAGGATGGACATATCGAGGTCGGCTTTTCCGAAGACAGATACAAGGAGCTGTTTCAACAATGAAAAAAATCTTCCCCCTGGCTGTTCTGCTGACAGCCCTGTCCACTGCCTGCCTGGCGGCGGACGACACTGAGAAATGGTATGAATACGATCACCTGTATTTCCATGCCGGCACCTATATCCATTACTCTTCCAGCAAAGACCATGACGGTCCCAATCTGTTCGGCGCCCTGGAAGCCCAGAAATCCAACGACTGGCTCTACGGACTGGCCCTTTTCGACAACTCCTTCGGCCAGTTTTCCCAGTATCTGTATGGCGGCAAGACCTGGCATTTCCCCGATGACTGGGAGAACTTCCACTTCAAGCTTACCGCTGGTGTCATCCATGGCTACAAAGAACCCTGGGACGACAAAATTCCCTTCAACAGCTCCAACGGCTGGGCTCCTGGCGTGATTCCCAGTCTCGGTTACAAAAAGAACGGTTTTGGCGGGGATATCATCTTCCTGGGCAATTCCGCCCTGCTGTTCACGGTTGGCATGGACTTCTGATGTCGGCAACCCTGGAGCTGGCCATGGCACTGATCAGCCGCCCTTCCGTAACCCCGGAAGACGCCGGCTGCCAGGCCCTGATGATGGATCGCCTGAGCGCCCTGGGCTTCGATCCTGAACCCCTGAACTTTGGCGACACGCAAAATTTCTGGGCCCGGCGGGGCCGCCAGGGTCCGGTCTTCTGTTTCGCCGGGCACACGGACGTGGTACCCCCAGGGCCGGAAGACGCCTGGCACTCTCCCCCTTTCGAACCCAGCATCCGCGACGGCCAGCTCTATGGCCGGGGCGCGGCGGACATGAAAGGCTCCCTGGCAGCCATGATTACGGCCACCGAAGCCTTCGTGAGCAAACACCCGGATCACAAGGGTTCCATCGCCTATCTCATCACCAGCGACGAGGAAGGCCCCGCCACCCATGGCACGGTAAAGGTGGTGGAAACCCTGGAGCAGCGGGGCGAAAAAATGGATTGGTGCCTGGTGGGCGAGCCCTCATCCACCCAGCGGCTTGCCGATGTGGTCAAGAATGGCCGCCGGGGTTCCCATGGCTGCCGCCTGCGGGTGAAAGGCATCCAGGGCCACGTGGCCTATCCCCACCTGGCCAGGAATCCCGTCCATGAAGCCCTGCCCGCCCTGGCGGAACTGGTGGCCGAGGAATGGGATCAGGGCAATGAATTCTTCCCTCCGACCACTTTCCAGATCTCCAACATCCATGCCGGCACCGGCGCCACCAATGTGATTCCCGGTACTTTGGAGGTGCTGTTCAACTTCCGGTTCTCCACGGAAACCACCCACCAGGCACTGGAGCAGCGCGTGGAGGAAATCCTGAACAGGCACGACCTGGACTATGACATCGAATGGACCTTGTCCGGCCCCCCCTTCCTCACCCCCGGCGGCGCACTCCTGGATGCCGCCCGGCAGGCGATCCGGGACATCATGGGCTATGCCACGGAACTGTCCACCTCCGGCGGCACTTCCGACGGGCGCTTCATCGCCCCCACCGGCGCCCAGGTCCTGGAACTCGGCCCCCTCAACGCCACCATTCACAAGGTCAACGAATGCGTGGGCGTGGAAGACCTGGAGCATCTGTCGCGCATCTATGAAAGGCTGCTGGAATTGCTGCTCACCTGATCTTTCTCCTGCCGCTATTCTTCAGGCCGAACCAGGCCACGGAGACATTCCAGGTTTTTTGAAAATGTATGAGAGATCCATTAGGATTTACTCAGTTATTACGGATAACGACAAGGAGAAAAATATGCGCATTCAGCCATTGTCCCTGCTCGCCACGTCCGCCCTGGCGCTGCTGCTCTGGGGTGGCCTGGCCCAGGCCGCCCTCCATGACCGGGGCAACGGCCTCATCTATGACGATGTTCTGAATGTCACCTGGCTGCAGGACGCCAATCTGGCGGCCACTGAAACCTTTGGCGTGTCTGGTATCGATCCTGATGGCCGCTTCCCTTCCTGCGATCTGGGCCGGATCTGGATCGATGCCATGAATGCCGCTCATTACAAGGGTATCAATGATTGGCAATTGCCGGACGTGAGTCCTGTGGATGGCTCGACATCGTACAATCACCAGCTGAGCTACGACGGTTCCACTGACTCTGGTTTCAATATCAGCGCGGCAGGCTCCGCTTATCCCGGCAGCCAGGCCAGCCATCTGGCGCATCTGCATTATCAGACCCTGGGTAATCAGGGTTGGTATGATGTCAACGGAAACCGCAATACCTCGGCTTGCCCCGACGACGCCAACGGCTGCTTGCGCAATACCGGCCCTCTTATCAATATGCAACCAGGGTTTTATCTGTCCAGCTTCTGCGAGCAGCCCCTTGGTGGCGTGCCTGCTCCGGTAAGCCTCACAATGGTATTCAGTTTCCGGTCGGGTCAACAAGCTGAAGGCGATGTGCCCCCTGCCGCGGGACAAAATTTCTACCTGTTGCCCTATCACCCGGGCGATGTGGCGGATCTGAGCGGAGCGAAGGGCGTGCCCACACTGTCTTTCCGGGTACTGATAATTCTGAACGGATTATTGCTGATGCTGGGTGCTTACCGTCTGCGCAATAGCAGCAACTGTTGAAAAACACCGTTTTTCGACAGCCTGAAGAAAAGACAAAATCGTGTTTGTCTTTCCGAGCTGAAAAAGACCACGGAAGGGCTTTTTCAACATCCTGACAGACTCTCCCGGTCTGCCCTCCGCTAACCCGGCGGCCAGCTCATGGGGCGCCCCCCCAATACATGCAGATGGATATGGTATACCGTCTGCCCGGCTCCAGCATTGCAGTTGAATACGGTACGGTAACCGGCATCGGCAATGCCTTCCTGCTCCGCCACAGCCTTCGCCGCCAGGTGCATTTTGCCGATAAGCTCAGCGTCTTCCGCCTGCATATCGTTCAGGGTGGCAATGTGACGTCTGGGAATCACCAGTGCATGGGTAGGCGCCTGGGGATTGAGATCCCGGAACACCAGAAGATCGTCGTTTTCATGGATGATTTCCGCGGGAATATCCCCGGAAACTATTTTGCAGAATATACAGTTACTCATTGCTTTTCCTCTCCTCAGTTCCCCACCCGGCGCCGACCGAGGAAGGCATGGGCCAGGGTGCCACCGTCCACATATTCCAGCTCACCCCCCAGGGGTACTCCATGGGCAATGCGGGTGGCGGAAATCCCCGCTTCTGCGGCCATGTCTCCAATATACTGGGCCGTGGCCTCGCCTTCCACCGTGGGATTGGTGGCCAGAATCAGTTCTTCCACACGGCCTTCTGCGAGGATAGACGCCAACTGGGGCAAGCCGATTTCCGCAGGTCCAATGCCATCCAGGGGCGAGAGCCGCCCACCCAGAACGAAATAGCGTCCACGGTAATCCGTGGCCTGTTCGATGGCAAACACATCCGCCGGGGTTTCCACGATGCACAACTGGGCATCATTGCGCTGCTCACTGGCGCACAGGCGGCACAGCTCGTCTTCACTGAGGGTGCGGCAGCGTTTGCAATGGCCAATATGCGCCACGGCCTGCTCCAGTATTCCAGCCAGTCGCCGCCCGCCTTCCCGGTCTCTTTCCAGGATATGAAAAGCCATGCGCTGGGCGGTTTTGGGGCCTACGCCGGGCAGACAGCAAAAGCTGTCCATGAGCTGCTGCAGCAGGCTGCTTTGGCTCATCAGAAGGGCAGCTTCATTCCCGGGGGAAGGTTGAGGCCGGAGGTGAGTCCGCTCATCTGATCCTTGGTTTTTTCCTCGATGCGGTGTACGGCATCATTACAGGCGGCCGCCACCAGATCCTCAAGCATTTCCTTGTCCTCACCCATGAGAGAATCATCGATCTCCACCCGGCGCACCTCGTGTTTGCCGTTCATGGTGACTTTCACCAAACCACCACCGGATTCACCGGTGATCTCCGCCCTGGCCAGTTCTTCCTGGGCCTTCTGCATATCGGCCTGGATCTTCTGGGCCTGCTTCATGAGGTTGCCTAAACCACCTTTCATAATTTCTCCTGATCGTTCATTCTTTGTTCAGTTTGACGCTGTCCACCAGCAGTTCCCCATGGAATCCCTCTTCCAGGGCCTTGACCATGGGATCATTCTGCATGGCATCCACCGCCATAGCCTGGTCTTCGCGCTGTTTGCGCTCGGCTGCCTGGGCGGGAGTCTCCTCACCCCGGTCTTCGAGTTCGATACGCATTTTCAGAGGTCTGCCCAGGTAGCTTTCCAGGGCGGCCTGCAGTTTCTTCTCTGCCATGGAACCTGCCAGAGCCGCTCCCCCGGAACTCAGGGCCAGCACCAGTTCATCATTCTTCCAAGATTTTACCGTGCAATGGGCAGCCAGTTGGGAAGACAACCCCCCAAGGCCCAACCGGGGCAATACCTGGTGCCAGTTCTGGAGATCGATTTCCGCCTGGGGTGCTGCTTCCGGCCTTGAAGGTGCAGACTGGTTTTGCGTCGGAGCAGGCTGGGGCGCTGGACGCGGCGGCGCAGGACTTTTACCGGGCGCTTCAACGGCAGGTTCGGGCACGCTACCCCGGGTTTCCGAAGATGGCGCCCCGGGCCGAAAGGCCAGCATGCGCAGCAGGATCATCTCAAAGCCACTGCGCGGATCCGGAGCCAATGGCAGGTCGCGCTGTCCCCGCAGGGCAATCTCATAGAACAGTTGCACATCTTCCGCCGGGAGTAATTGGGCAAGGGCTTGTATGGGTTGCAGATCGCCCCAGGCCGCATCTGCGGCTTCCGGCGCCACCTGGTACAGGGCCACCCGATGCAACAGCAACAGCATATCCTTGAGCAGGGCGGAAAAATCCGGACTCTGTTGAGCGGCCTGATCGATATCCTGAAGCAGTCCCCGGGCATCATTGTCCGCTACCCGGCGCAGCATTCCCGGCAGGCGATCCTGAGCCACCACGCCCAGCATGGCCTTGACTTCTTCTTCACGCACCTGGCCACCGCCAAAGGCAATGGCCTGGTCGAGAATACTCAGGCCATCGCGCATGCTGCCATCTGCCACCCGGGCAAGAAGATCCAGGGCCGCCGGTTCCCATGCGACGCCTTCAGCGCCCAACACATGCTCGAACTGGCCGCGGATCTGTTCCAGGGGCAGGCGTTTGAGGTTCATCTGCAGGCACCGGGACAGGACCGTCACGGGAACCTTCTGCGGGTCCGTGGTGGCAAGAAGGAACTTCACATGAGGCGGGGGTTCTTCCAGGGTCTTGAGCAGCGCATTGAAGCTGGAGTTGGAGAACATGTGCACCTCATCGATGAGATACACCTTGTAACGACCGCGTATGGGGGCAAAGGGCACATTCTCCAGAAGCTCCAGAGTCTGATCCACCTTGGTGCGGGACGCCGCATCCACTTCCAGGAGATCGGCAAAACGTCCCTCGTCCACTTCCCGGCAGATACTGCATTCACCACAGGGCGTAGAACTTATGCCCTGTTCACAGTTCAGGGATTTGGCGAGTATCCGCGCCAGGGTGGTCTTGCCCACGCCCCGGGTACCGGTGAACAAATAGGCATGATGCAGACGATCATTGTCCAGGGCGTTACTCAGGGCACGAACCACATGCTCCTGTCCGACCATTTCATCGAAGCTGCGGGGACGCCATTTTCGTGCTAGTACCTGATAGGACATGGAATCGCTTTTGGAGGCTCCATCCGGCAGTGGCCGGATCAATTGACAGGACATTATCAACCCGGCAACCCGATATGCGGGGTTGATAAAAAAGCTCTTCCCTGGTCTTTTCCAACCTGGAAAGACAAAGTGCCTGTTGTCTTTCTTCCAGATGGCTGAAAAACAGAGTTTTTCAACCGCCTTGTTAAGGGTGGCAACCGCACCAGCCACACCCCGGCACACACTGTCACTGCTGCGGCTGCTCCCTTCCGGGCCTGACCGGGTTCACAGCTGAGTGTTGCGAGGGGACCGATACGGTCGCCATAAACTGAGTTCGTTCCGTCACCCTGTATGGCATCGGAACGGGGAGTGAATTATGACTGATTTACCGGGTCTTGGCCATCGAAAACCGCTACCCTGTCACGCCCCCCTGTTTTGGCCTGATAGAGCGCCCGATCAGCAGACTGGAACAGCTTCTTGCGCGTCTCCCCCCGGCTGGGAGTTACGCTGGCCACGCCGAAACTTGCGGTAATTCGTGGTTCTTCTTCCATGGGGTACAGGCTGCCAATGGCCTGGCGCATGGTCTCCGCGATGGTTCTGGCTTCTTCCAGCCCTCCTTTGAGCAGCAGGGAGAACTCCTCACCACCGATGCGCATAGGTCGGCCCCTGGCCTTGCATTCTTCACAGACCCTGAGCATGGTCCGGGCAATATCCTTGAGCACCTCATCGCCCCTGGGGTGTCCGTGACGATCGTTGTAAACCTTGAAATGATCCACATCCAGGAGAATCAGGCACACTTCGGCTCCCGTGGTTTCCGCCACCTGCCAGGTCTGTTCCATGTCCAGATCGAATTGGCGCCGGTTGCCAATGCCTGTCAGGGGATCGGTATAGGAATACCGGTGAAGTTTACGATTGGCGCTGCGTAGTTCATGCAACAGGGAATCATTGGCAAACTGCAGGCGGATGGCGCTGCTGATGATGTTCTCCTGCTGCTTCGAATAATAGAGATTAAGCAACAGAAACAGCAGCATCACCAGGGTGATAAGCGGGTACATCTCTCCCTGTTGACGGGAAAACTCCCAGACCAGGGGCAAAAATTCAGGAATGACAAAAGCGACGAAACAGGGGAAGTAGTAGGAATGTGAACCGAGGGCGCCAGACACCAGACCACCAAGAACAATGACCAGAAATGCAAAGCTGTGAGCATTTGCCGGGTCGAAAAACCAGATCCCCGCCATTCCCCACACAGAACCGGACGCAAACGCCCCCAACAGCAGAAACCACTTCAGTTGCGGATCCTTGCTCAGATCATCCGGCTGCCTCTTGAAGTACCAGGATACCAGCACGCGGCCAACTGACAATATGAACATGGCACCCAACCAGAGCATCATGATTCCCTGATCCACATGATGCCAGAACCCCCACCCCACCAGCCCTGCTGCCAGCAGACTGGCGGGCAGGACGACGGGCAAATGCCCCACCAGCAGCATGAACTGCTTGTGCCGTATTCGCTGATCCAATCCTATAACATCGACATCATTATCCATTTTCCTGCCAAATCCTTGTCCTTGTCCTTGTCCTCATGAAACCCCGGATTGACTTCCGGGCTTCATCTCATGGCTGAAATACTCCCTTTTTCTATTTTATCCTGTATTCATATGAAAAAGCCCTTCCAAGGCCTTTATCAGCCCGTCTCCCTGTACGGCAGTAAGGTTGCCGAAAAATGCCATTTTTCAACAACTGCTAGCCGGAAATCCGCACCGCATGCGCCATAGTGTACTCGATGGCCGGTTGCAGGCGTTTTACGCAATCACGTCCTTCGGCAATGGCTTCTTCCGCCCGGTGAAACTCCAGCAATCCGATGTGCGCCAGATAGGGTTCAATGAGAATATCGGGAGGATCGCCAGCCATGCGGCTGCGGGTGATTCGATCCTGGGTGATATTCACCGTACTGGCCAAAACGTCCATCATGCCCGGTGGTGTGGCTTCCCGGTTACCGGGAAACAGGTTGGCCGAGTAACTCTTTATGCTGCCCAGAATACCGTCCATGAAGCCGCTGCTGGCCGCGATATCATCTTTGTCGCTGTTCAGGTGCTTTCCCAGAATATCCGCATTCAGGTTGACGGCAATCACCACCTCGGCCCCCAGGGCATGGCACAAGGAAACGGGTACGGGATTGACCAGTCCGCCATCCACCAGCCAGCGGTTGTTATGCCGCACGGGGGCAAACAACCCCGGCAGTGCGATAGAGGTCATGATGGATTTCATCATCGGCCCCTCGGTGAACCATATCTCGCGGCCATTGCCCAGGTCGGTGGCCACACTCCCGTAACGCACTTCATAGTCTTCGATGAGGGCATCGTCCGGGGCAATATGCTGAGCCAGGAATTTTTGCAGCTTTTGGGTATCGATCAGACCCTTGCTGCCCCAGCCGATATCAAAGAAAGCCGCCACATCACGGCGTCGCAGGGAAAGCACCCAATCCTTGAGGCTCTGCAGGTTGTTGGCGGCCTGGGCGGCCCCCACGATGGAACCGATGGAGCAACCGGCAATCACATCCGGGCGCAAACCCAATTCATCGAGGGCCTGGATAATGCCGATATGAGACCAACCCCGGGCAGCGCCGCCGCCCAGGGCCAGGCCAATGCGCACATGATCAGGGTTCGATTTCGACAAGGGCTTCATCCGGGTTCACGGCATCGCCTTTCTGCACGAATACGCCTGCAACGGTGCCTCCAATGGGGGCCTGCACCTCTGTCTCCATTTTCATGGCCTCGGTGATGAGTACAGGCGCTCCGGCTTCAATACTGTCACCTTCCTTGACCAGCACCTCAACGATGGTGCCCGGCATGGAGGTAGTGACATGCCCCTCTTTGGTCGCCTTGGGCCGACGTCCGTTGATGGACTCCTGCACGGCTCCTTCAGCACCACCGGTCAGTACGATTTCATCCAGGGTTTCCACCACGGCTTCCTCGGGTACGCCGTCCACAGTCATGTAGAAATGCCGTTCCGGCTGGCCCTTGTGCCCTGCCCCGGTAATCTTGATGTGATAGGTCTCACCATGCAGCACGATATTGAATTCAGTGGGTGCGCTTTCCTGGGGACCATCTCCGGGAGGAGGCTCCAGTGGCTCCGGCTGCAAGGTGCCTGCGGCACGCTGCTCCAGGAACTGACGGCCAATTTCAGGAAACATGGCATAGGAGAGCACATCCTCATCAGATTTGGCCAGGTCGCCAATCTCCCTGCGCAGATGCTCGAGTTCCGGCGCCAGCAGATCTGCCGGGCGTACCTCGATGATATCCTGTTCACCCACGGCTTCCCGGCGCAACTTCTCGTTGACCTTTCCCGGCGCCTGGCCATAACCGCCCTGCAGATAGATTTTTACTTCGTTGGTGATGGTCTCATAGCGTTTACCCGTCAGTACGTTGAGCACCGCCTGAGTGCCTACAATCTGGGAGGTAGGCGTCACCAGGGGCGGATAACCCAGATCCTCGCGCACCCGGGGAATCTCCTCCATGACTTCATTCATGCGTCCCAGGGCGTTTTGTTCCTTGAGCTGATTGGCCAGGTTGGAAATCATCCCGCCGGGGATCTGATTCACCTGCACCCGGGTATCCACGCCGGTGAACTCGCTCTCGAACTGGTGGTACTTCTTGCGTACTTCATAAAAGTACATACCGATGTCCTGGAGCAGCTCCAGATCCAGGCCCGTATCGTATTCGGTGCCCCGCAGTCCCGCTACCAGGGATTCCGTGGGAGGATGGCTGGTGCCGCCGGCCCAGGAGGAAATGGCCGTATCCACCCGGTCGCAACCGTTCTCGATGGCCTTGAGATGACACATTTCCGCCAGACCCGCTGTGGCGTGGGAATGCAGCTGCAGGGGCAGATCCACGGCATCCTTGATGGCTTTGACCAACTCTTCCGTGGCATAGGGGGTGAGCAGCCCGGCCATGTCCTTGATGCAAATGCTGTCACAGTCCATTTCCGCCAGCTCCCTGGCCATCTTCACGAACCCCCTGGTGTCATGCACCGGGCTGACGGTGTAGCAGATGGTGCCCTGGGCATGCTTGCCTGCTTCCCTGGTGGCTTCGACTGCGGTGCGCAGGTTGCGAATGTCGTTCAAGGCATCGAAGATACGGAACACATCCATACCCTGCTCTGCCGCCTTGAGAATAAAGGCCCGCACCACATCATCTGCATAGTGGCGATAGCCGAGAAGATTCTGGCCCCGCACCAGCATCTGCAGGCGGGTATTGGGCAGGGCCTGACGCAGCTTGCTCAGGCGCTCCCAGGGATCTTCCTTCAGGAAACGCAGACAGGCGTCGTAGGTGGCGCCTCCCCAGCATTCCAGGGACCAGTAGCCTACCTTGTCCAGCTTGTCACAAATGGGCAACATGTCCTCGGTGCGCATGCGGGTGGCAATAAGAGACTGGTGCGCATCACGCAGGATGACATCGGTAATTTCTATCTTCGACATGGTTTTCTACCTTTACAAACCTGCATGAGCGGCTACCGCCACCGCCAGCGCGGCAGCCACATCGCTCTTGCACAGTTTTTCAGTGTATTCCGTCAATTCGGGATGATCTTCCACGAAAGAGGTGGTGAATTTGGCGGCGCGGAAACCCGGATGATGCATGATTTCCAGATAATAGGTCTTGGTGGTGCGTATGCCATGCACTTCCATATCCCGCAGGGCTCGCTCACCCCGGGCAATGGCATCTTCCCAGGTCAGGGCCCAGACAATGACCTTGGCAATCATGGAATCGAAATAGGGAGGAATCGTATAACCGGTATAAATGGCCGTATCCGTGCGCACGCCGGGGCCTCCAGGGGCATAGTAGCGGGAGATGCGACCAAAGCTGGGCAGAAAATTGTTCTTCGGATCTTCTGCGTTCACCCGGAACTGTATGGCATATCCCCGGCGCTGTATCTCGTGCTGCTTGAACCGCAACTTCAGACCCGCAGCCACGCGGATCTGCTCCTCGATGATATCCACCCCGGTAATGGTCTCGGAAATAGTGTGTTCCACCTGTACCCGGGTATTCATCTCCATGAAATAAAAACGGTCATTCTCATCCATGAGAAATTCCACGGTACCGGCGCTCTGATAACCCACGGCCTTGGCGGCAATCACTGCCAGGCCACCCAGGTATTGGCGCTGCCCCTCATCCAGTTGGGGCGAAGGGGCGATCTCGATAAGCTTTTGATTGCGGCGTTGTATGGAGCAGTCCCGCTCATACAGATGGATGCAGTTGCCATGGCTGTCAGCCAGCACCTGCAGCTCGATATGCCGGGGATTGACCACGCATTTTTCCATGAACACTTCCGCACGCCCAAATGCCTTGGTGGCCTCGGAGATCACCCGATCATAGTTCTTGCGCAGTTCCGCTTCCGTGTCACAACGGCGTATGCCCCGGCCTCCACCACCGGAGGTGGCCTTGAGCATCACCGGGTAGCCAATCCGCTGCGCCACTTCCAGGGCTTCATCCAGCCCGGACAGATTTTCCTCCGTACCCGGCGTGACCGGCACCCCGGCGGCGATCATGGCCTTGCGCGCTTCGGTTTTGTCACCCATGCGGCGAATGACATCGGCGGTGGGGCCAATGAAAGTGATCCCCCGGCGCTCACAGGCAGCAGCAAAATCGGCGTTTTCCGAAAGGAAGCCGTAACCGGGGTGAATCGCATCGCAACCGGCCTGCACGGCCAGATTCACGATGCGGTGGATATTCAGGTATCCCGCCACCGGATCTTCGCCGATGCTGTACGCCTCATCTGCCTTTTTTACGTGCAGACTGTACATGTCGGCTTCGGTATAAATGGCCACCGAGCGTATGCCCATCTCCGCGCAGGCACGGATCACCCTGACAGCAATCTCGCCCCGGTTGGCTACCAGTATCTTTCGCAACATGATTTAGGCTCCTTAATGGGGCGTTTTACCACCGATTCTGTCCATGAGGGCAAACAATACGCCGGAAATGACCAAGGTAGCATGAATCACCACCTTCCAGATCAGTTCCTGCTGCCCCACGGGCTCACCGACATTGACAAACAACTTCAGCAACTCGATACCGGAAATGGCCACGATGGAACCGATGAGTTTGATCTTGAGATCCGTAAAACCCACCTTACCCATCCAGTCCGGCCTGTCTTCATGGTCTGCCACGTCGATCCGGGATACGAAATTTTCATATCCCGCAAAAACGATGATCAACAGGAGATTGGCGACCAGCACCAGGTCAATGAGAGAAAGTATGCCCAACACCATTTCCGGTCCGGGTGCATGGTATATGGCGATGGGCACCAGATGGGCAAACTCTTTGAAGAACATTACCATCAACAGGCCAATAGCCAAAATCAGCCCGACATAAAACGGCGCCAACAGCCAGCGGGCGTTGAACATGAACAGTTCGAGCAGATGTTCCAGTTTCTTCATTATGGTCGTTTTCCCACACAAGTTTTTCAATTGTACCTGATTCCGAGCAGCGTCTGATCCTTGGGGATCAGCCGGCAGTACCTTTTACCGACAGAAACAGGCTGGTCTGATAAGCCAGAAAGACCGCCAGCAATACCAGCCCGGCCCAGCGCCTGATAATGCCATGACCCTTACGGCTGAAGCCTCTGGCTACAAGGTACAAAACCACAGAGAGTGCCAACATCAGGGGAAAATCACGATACAGAACAGCCTCTTCCACCTCTGTCGGCGCAATAGTCCCGGCGATACCCAGCACCGCCATGATATTGAACAGGTTGGAACCCACCACGTTGCCCACGGCAATATCATGCTCGTTCTTGCGTGCGGCCATAATCGACGCCGCCAGTTCCGGCAGGGAGGTACCAATGGCCACGATGGTGAGGCCAATCACCAGGTCACTCACCCCGTAATACTGGGCAATGCCCACCGCTCCCCACACCAACAGTTTGGAACTGCCCAGCAAAA
This sequence is a window from Thiolapillus brandeum. Protein-coding genes within it:
- the oadA gene encoding sodium-extruding oxaloacetate decarboxylase subunit alpha, with the translated sequence MSKIEITDVILRDAHQSLIATRMRTEDMLPICDKLDKVGYWSLECWGGATYDACLRFLKEDPWERLSKLRQALPNTRLQMLVRGQNLLGYRHYADDVVRAFILKAAEQGMDVFRIFDALNDIRNLRTAVEATREAGKHAQGTICYTVSPVHDTRGFVKMARELAEMDCDSICIKDMAGLLTPYATEELVKAIKDAVDLPLQLHSHATAGLAEMCHLKAIENGCDRVDTAISSWAGGTSHPPTESLVAGLRGTEYDTGLDLELLQDIGMYFYEVRKKYHQFESEFTGVDTRVQVNQIPGGMISNLANQLKEQNALGRMNEVMEEIPRVREDLGYPPLVTPTSQIVGTQAVLNVLTGKRYETITNEVKIYLQGGYGQAPGKVNEKLRREAVGEQDIIEVRPADLLAPELEHLRREIGDLAKSDEDVLSYAMFPEIGRQFLEQRAAGTLQPEPLEPPPGDGPQESAPTEFNIVLHGETYHIKITGAGHKGQPERHFYMTVDGVPEEAVVETLDEIVLTGGAEGAVQESINGRRPKATKEGHVTTSMPGTIVEVLVKEGDSIEAGAPVLITEAMKMETEVQAPIGGTVAGVFVQKGDAVNPDEALVEIEP
- a CDS encoding acetyl-CoA carboxylase biotin carboxylase subunit, with the protein product MLRKILVANRGEIAVRVIRACAEMGIRSVAIYTEADMYSLHVKKADEAYSIGEDPVAGYLNIHRIVNLAVQAGCDAIHPGYGFLSENADFAAACERRGITFIGPTADVIRRMGDKTEARKAMIAAGVPVTPGTEENLSGLDEALEVAQRIGYPVMLKATSGGGGRGIRRCDTEAELRKNYDRVISEATKAFGRAEVFMEKCVVNPRHIELQVLADSHGNCIHLYERDCSIQRRNQKLIEIAPSPQLDEGQRQYLGGLAVIAAKAVGYQSAGTVEFLMDENDRFYFMEMNTRVQVEHTISETITGVDIIEEQIRVAAGLKLRFKQHEIQRRGYAIQFRVNAEDPKNNFLPSFGRISRYYAPGGPGVRTDTAIYTGYTIPPYFDSMIAKVIVWALTWEDAIARGERALRDMEVHGIRTTKTYYLEIMHHPGFRAAKFTTSFVEDHPELTEYTEKLCKSDVAAALAVAVAAHAGL
- a CDS encoding TIGR00645 family protein, which gives rise to MKKLEHLLELFMFNARWLLAPFYVGLILAIGLLMVMFFKEFAHLVPIAIYHAPGPEMVLGILSLIDLVLVANLLLIIVFAGYENFVSRIDVADHEDRPDWMGKVGFTDLKIKLIGSIVAISGIELLKLFVNVGEPVGQQELIWKVVIHATLVISGVLFALMDRIGGKTPH